From Bacillus sp. FSL K6-3431, the proteins below share one genomic window:
- a CDS encoding aliphatic sulfonate ABC transporter substrate-binding protein gives MKSWTIKTLLIFTLAVALAACSANASEEPGKPKKIILDYAHYSPTSLVLKEKGFAEKLFEEEGIEVEFVLSHGSNKALEFLNSKSVDFGSSAGAAALMAKAKGSPIESVYIYSKPEWTALVSTDKTITAVEDLKGKKVAATLGTDPYIFLLRALEDSGLSAKDVEIVNLQHGDGAAALLAGEVDAWAGLDPHMARVEKEVGANLFFRNPDFNTYGVLNVREDFAKKYPDYVKKVIEVYEQARLWAIDNPEETAEILAKEAQIDLDVAKIQLERNDFSTSAPGDDQRDVIQAAGDVLKSEGIIESKTNIEKVVDDLINSSYFDADRE, from the coding sequence ATGAAATCATGGACTATTAAAACATTATTAATCTTTACATTAGCGGTTGCGTTAGCAGCTTGCTCTGCAAATGCAAGTGAAGAGCCGGGTAAACCGAAAAAAATAATTCTAGATTATGCACATTATTCGCCAACAAGTCTTGTTTTAAAAGAAAAAGGCTTTGCTGAAAAGTTGTTCGAAGAGGAAGGGATTGAAGTCGAGTTTGTTTTAAGTCATGGAAGTAATAAAGCCCTTGAGTTCTTAAATTCCAAAAGTGTTGATTTTGGATCATCTGCTGGAGCAGCAGCACTAATGGCGAAAGCGAAAGGTTCTCCAATTGAATCTGTATATATTTATTCTAAACCTGAATGGACAGCGCTTGTTTCTACTGACAAAACAATTACAGCAGTTGAAGATTTAAAAGGGAAAAAAGTAGCGGCAACATTAGGAACAGATCCTTATATATTTTTATTAAGAGCGCTAGAAGATAGTGGTCTATCTGCAAAAGATGTGGAAATCGTCAATTTACAGCATGGAGATGGTGCAGCAGCACTTCTTGCAGGTGAGGTTGATGCCTGGGCAGGACTAGATCCACATATGGCTCGTGTAGAAAAGGAAGTCGGAGCTAATCTCTTCTTCAGAAATCCGGATTTTAACACATATGGCGTATTGAACGTTCGTGAAGATTTTGCGAAAAAGTATCCTGATTATGTGAAAAAAGTAATTGAAGTATATGAACAAGCGCGCTTATGGGCGATTGATAATCCAGAAGAAACGGCAGAAATTTTAGCAAAAGAAGCACAAATTGATTTAGATGTAGCAAAAATTCAGCTTGAGCGTAATGATTTTTCTACTTCGGCACCGGGAGATGATCAAAGGGATGTGATTCAAGCAGCTGGTGATGTGCTCAAATCGGAAGGTATCATTGAATCTAAAACAAATATTGAAAAAGTCGTAGATGACTTAATTAACTCAAGCTATTTCGATGCTGATAGAGAATAA
- a CDS encoding ABC transporter permease — MKMSERSETIGVAVGKPKTRLTENSLWKNNEKWLLGSIIPFVLLIFWEAAARVGLIEAHLLPAPTRIVQEIFEMGAAGTLFGHVGTTVFRVAAGFLLGTIAAVLFGSAVGYFTVLEKLMDPLIQAFRSIPSLAWVPLFILWMGIGESSKVVLIAVGVFFPVYLNIVSGIQGVDRKLIEVGKIYGFTSTETLRKIILPASLPSFLVGLRSGMGLGWMFVVAAEIMGASQGLGYLLVVGQNTYSPELIIASICLFAVIGKITDSLLKKLEEKSLRWQDSLSNQR; from the coding sequence ATGAAGATGAGTGAAAGAAGCGAAACAATTGGAGTTGCAGTGGGAAAGCCGAAGACGCGCTTGACTGAAAATTCTCTATGGAAAAATAATGAGAAATGGTTATTAGGAAGTATTATTCCTTTCGTTCTATTAATTTTTTGGGAGGCAGCAGCGAGAGTTGGACTAATTGAAGCTCATCTGTTACCAGCACCAACTAGGATCGTGCAAGAAATTTTCGAAATGGGCGCAGCAGGTACACTCTTCGGTCATGTTGGAACAACGGTGTTTAGAGTTGCGGCAGGTTTCTTACTCGGAACGATAGCTGCGGTCTTGTTTGGGTCAGCAGTAGGATATTTTACTGTATTGGAAAAACTAATGGATCCGCTTATACAGGCATTTCGGTCGATTCCATCACTTGCGTGGGTGCCCCTGTTTATCCTCTGGATGGGAATTGGTGAATCTTCAAAAGTGGTATTAATCGCTGTCGGTGTTTTTTTTCCAGTCTATTTGAATATTGTTTCTGGGATTCAAGGAGTAGATCGAAAACTAATTGAAGTTGGGAAAATTTATGGATTCACTTCAACTGAAACGTTGAGAAAAATTATTCTTCCAGCTTCCTTACCATCATTCCTAGTTGGCTTACGGAGTGGCATGGGGCTTGGCTGGATGTTCGTTGTTGCTGCAGAAATTATGGGCGCAAGTCAAGGACTTGGTTACTTACTCGTCGTAGGACAAAATACGTATTCACCTGAATTGATTATTGCAAGTATTTGCTTATTTGCAGTTATTGGTAAAATAACCGATTCATTGCTAAAAAAATTAGAAGAGAAATCACTTCGCTGGCAAGATAGCTTATCAAATCAGCGTTAA
- a CDS encoding ABC transporter ATP-binding protein, with translation MLAVQNVSRTFNNGKTGFQHVTFSMEEGEIIGVLGTSGCGKSTLLRVLSGLDGEYEGTFTLSNSKVGMMFQEPRLMPWLSVQDNICFGVQSVEQKKLAKDLLELVGLDGFEGHYPKDLSGGMAQRTAIARSLITEPDVLLLDEPFSALDAFTKMQLQDLLLSIWKRRQTTMVLVTHDIDEALYLCDRIFILRGQPGELYAEIAITQVKPRSRGDVLLAEKKAEILSLLNLNKVVKENDNEQTTSNSSI, from the coding sequence TTGCTTGCAGTTCAGAATGTGAGTCGTACATTTAATAATGGAAAAACTGGTTTTCAACATGTGACTTTTTCGATGGAAGAAGGAGAAATTATTGGGGTCTTGGGTACAAGCGGCTGTGGGAAGAGCACCTTGCTGCGAGTTCTCTCAGGGCTTGATGGTGAATATGAAGGAACGTTTACCTTATCCAATAGTAAAGTTGGAATGATGTTTCAAGAGCCACGCTTAATGCCCTGGCTTTCTGTCCAAGACAATATTTGCTTTGGTGTTCAATCGGTAGAACAAAAAAAGCTTGCCAAGGATTTGCTTGAACTTGTCGGACTTGACGGTTTTGAAGGTCATTATCCCAAAGATTTATCAGGCGGAATGGCGCAACGAACTGCGATTGCTAGGTCCCTTATTACTGAACCGGATGTGTTGTTATTAGATGAACCATTTAGTGCGCTCGATGCTTTTACAAAAATGCAACTTCAAGATTTGTTGCTATCCATTTGGAAAAGGCGGCAAACAACAATGGTGCTTGTGACACATGATATTGATGAAGCCCTCTATTTATGTGATCGGATTTTTATTTTACGGGGACAGCCCGGTGAATTATACGCGGAAATAGCAATTACTCAAGTAAAGCCCCGCTCAAGAGGCGATGTACTACTTGCAGAGAAAAAGGCAGAAATTTTAAGCCTTCTAAATTTAAATAAAGTGGTAAAGGAGAACGACAATGAGCAGACAACAAGTAATTCCTCCATTTAA